In Carassius carassius chromosome 5, fCarCar2.1, whole genome shotgun sequence, one genomic interval encodes:
- the naaladl1 gene encoding aminopeptidase NAALADL1, whose product MLKEVLLAVLTGAVALTIGILLGHFAIDKGSSVPDWVRDASRDVDESIIEKFLAELDTNQLKENLRELTKVPHMATTPGDEATVDFMLKRWQDPNTGLDSAWREDYKVYLSFPNKTSPNKVSVVDPANTVQFTAREREKVYKPDQEDPEVVQPFAAYSPAGNIKGKLVYANQGKMSDYELLNRTLDLRGTIAITRYGGEGRSKKAINAAKFGIVGVLVYTEPYDINDGLVSESETYPHSWYLPPSGVERGSYNIDFGDLLTPYLAAKDDTYRIPKEDITGIPPIPAQPIGFEDAERLICELDGDDAPDQWQGSLNCTYKLGGPGFKATSTFNNSNVHLDIYNTERLEYSANVMGIIRGSVEPDRYVIYGNHRDSWVHGAIDPSSGTAVMLEITRVLGKILKEGKWRPRRSIIFGSWGAEEFGLIGSAEYTEEYFSKLSERTVAYINVDISVFANATLRASASPAAQSVIFTASKQVKAPGTTTTVYENWKQYSNRTSPNYGLIPNVGFLTGAGSDYAAFMHYLGITSMDISYFYDRSKTKARIYPAYHTAYDTFDYASKYIDPGFTSHQAVARTAGNVLLRLADSLLLPFNCSDYAESLEQYLSQAVTAFEEKLAAKGISMESLKKAVQLFRDKATKLDRLIRDSDLAKQTPLKVRQMNDQLMLLDRAFLDPLAFPEQYGFRHVIWASRSSSVPTFPGLADAVEKAESTGLKEDWDRAHKHISIVTQAIAGAAHTLDDVI is encoded by the exons ATGCTTAAGGAGGTGTTGTTGGCTGTCCTTACAGGAGCAGTGGCTTTGACTATAGGCATTCTGCTGGGACACTTTGCCATTGACAAGGGCAGTTCGGTGCCAGACTGGGTCCGAGATGCATCTCGTGATGTGGACGAAAGTATCATTGAGAAATTCCTTGCTGAACTGGATACCAATCAACTTAAAGAGAACCTCAG GGAGCTGACTAAGGTTCCCCACATGGCCACCACCCCTGGAGATGAAGCCACCGTAGATTTTATGCTGAAGAGATGGCAGGACCCCAACACAGGCTTGGACAGTGCATGGAGGGAAGACTACAAGGTGTATCTGTCATTCCCAAACAAAACAAGCCCCAACAAAGTCTCTGTTG TTGATCCAGCAAACACAGTGCAGTTTacggcaagagagagagagaaggtatACAAACCAGACCAGGAGGACCCGGAGGTGGTCCAGCCATTCGCGGCATATTCCCCCGCAGGAAACATCAAG GGAAAACTTGTCTATGCAAACCAAGGTAAAATGAGTGACTATGAGCTGTTAAACAGAACGCTGGATCTGAGGGGAACCATCGCCATCACCAGATACGGAGGAGAAGGGAGATCTAAAAAA GCTATAAATGCAGCCAAGTTTGGAATCGTTGGGGTGCTGGTCTATACTGAGCCGTATGACATAAACGATGGCCTGGTGTCAGAAAGTGAAACCTACCCTCACTCCTGGTATCTCCCACCTTCTGGTGTCGAGCGAGGCTCATACAACATTGACTTTGGAGACTTGTTAACACCTTACTTAGCTGCAAAGG ATGATACCTACAGAATACCAAAAGAAGACATAACAGGTATTCCACCAATTCCAGCACAGCCAATAGGGTTTGAGGATGCTGAAAGATTAATCTG TGAGCTCGATGGGGACGATGCCCCTGATCAATGGCAAGGCTCCCTTAACTGCACATACAAACTTGGTGGGCCAGGGTTCAAAGCTACATCTACCTTCAACAACAG CAATGTGCACTTGGACATTTATAACACAGAGAGGCTGGAATATTCAGCAAATGTTATGGGAATAATCCGAGGCAGTGTGGAGCCAG ACAGGTACGTGATTTATGGGAACCACAGGGATAGCTGGGTGCATGGAGCCATTGACCCCAGCAGCGGCACAGCAGTGATGCTGGAGATCACCAGAGTGCTGGGGAAGATACTGAAGGAAG GGAAATGGCGACCTCGGAGGTCTATTATCTTTGGCAGCTGGGGAGCTGAAGAATTTGGTCTTATTGGATCTGCAGAATACACAGAG GAGTATTTCAGTAAGCTGAGTGAACGAACTGTGGCGTACATCAACGTGGACATCTCAGTGTTTG CTAATGCGACTCTCAGGGCTTCTGCTTCTCCAGCAGCACAGAGTGTGATATTCACAGCCTCCAAACAG GTAAAGGCACCTGGAACAACCACAACAGTCTATGAGAACTGGAAGCAATATTCCAACAGAACCAGTCCGAATTATGGGCTCATTCCAAA TGTGGGCTTCTTGACAGGAGCAGGTAGTGATTATGCAGCTTTTATGCACTACCTTGGAATAACGTCTATGGACATTTCCTATTTTTATGACCGG AGCAAAACAAAAGCGCGGATCTACCCAGCCTACCACACGGCTTATGACACCTTTGACTACGCATCTAAATACATTGATCCAG GTTTCACAAGTCACCAGGCAGTAGCCAGGACAGCAGGGAACGTGCTGCTGCGATTGGCTGACAGTCTTCTGCTGCCTTTCAATTGCAGCGACTACGCAGAAAGTCTTGAGCAGTACCTCAGTCAGGCGGTAACAGCCTTTGAGGAAAAACTTGCGGCTAAAGGAATCTCTATGG AATCTTTGAAGAAAGCTGTGCAGTTATTCCGTGACAAAGCCACCAAACTAGACCGTTTGATCAGGGATTCAGATCTTGCAAAACAAAC ACCTCTAAAGGTTCGCCAAATGAATGACCAGCTCATGCTGCTGGACAGGGCTTTCCTTGACCCGTTGGCATTCCCAGAACAATATGGTTTCAG GCATGTGATATGGGCGTCGAGGTCATCAAGCGTGCCCACCTTCCCCGGCCTAGCAGACGCAGTAGAGAAGGCTGAGAGCACGGGGCTGAAGGAAGACTGGGATCGGGCTCACAAACACATATCCATCGTCACACAGGCCATCGCAGGAGCTGCACACACACTGGATGATGTGATTTAA